In Bacteriovorax stolpii, a single genomic region encodes these proteins:
- a CDS encoding SirB2 family protein: MITYETYKILHIFTLLMVLGTVGAILAEGKWIAKKSFKITVGLLTFLVFVAGMGLIARLGFRHGEPFPQWIWVKMAAWAVFSFSVIMLFRVKQGRALFAVLGGLAVLTAVYAAVTKLA; the protein is encoded by the coding sequence ATGATCACTTATGAAACCTATAAGATCCTGCATATCTTTACATTACTAATGGTTCTAGGAACTGTTGGTGCAATCCTGGCCGAAGGGAAGTGGATTGCGAAAAAATCATTCAAGATCACAGTCGGTCTTTTAACTTTCCTGGTTTTTGTCGCGGGAATGGGGTTGATTGCCAGACTTGGCTTCAGGCATGGAGAGCCATTTCCCCAGTGGATTTGGGTTAAAATGGCAGCTTGGGCAGTCTTTAGCTTTTCAGTCATCATGCTCTTTAGAGTAAAACAAGGCAGAGCGCTTTTTGCAGTCCTAGGCGGCCTTGCGGTTTTAACTGCTGTGTATGCGGCCGTGACGAAGTTGGCCTAA
- a CDS encoding helicase C-terminal domain-containing protein, protein MSTSIRTLMENDTSHRLGKWAVIDVETSGADPSYDQVIDLGFLEFEGTKLVRKFSSLVQFPGELSSFIQKLTGITDKMLSKAPTWREVEKDLQELYGRKLIAHNADFEQGFLKRSFDKIDDGSTREEYCDTLLFLGLLFPEYSSLKLEHFIQDWKIAETETHRGFEDSLDLLKVVLIATKLTRLDKALYQFLKLQILEKKILADEFWLMQFLHLSDDELHEISRQIDFDLDAHTQIAKEKIWARRFPEIAKPKPVTKNFPLEFSGANIKGIFNDEEKIKALFPLYKKRQAQIDLALKAGQSLKNNIHSLIQAPTGTGKTFGYLIPSVLFSMEEKKPVLVATGTKTLQHQAFDKDVPQVREFLGLSEDEVKIKLLVGSNNHLCESLFRQEESENTLLGYSQDFNDAFTSLYFETVFFHNARSRSHEKLLRDDLPYVLKRKIEPLMKREREIAVDFRSCSGNNCPFKNNCSYITGLREAREANIIIGNHSLMFSWPKGMPRPMHIVVDEAHKIEEEATKAFSLEIDQKSFEIFVGNLQHLQGVGSLFYLLAQNETEPGESSDVIKNLREETLKAHQMLMDHLAPLGEKVSLYFKRMPKYTELFWNELPMINRETHKESIAQGILNSLESVHFILQTYLAHFLPYSGRFDVKNLKSENEIIAFTRFESFFSQLSDYVLTFDSLLKDTPNYCRSMKYIESDGYLFSSSPIDVGRIVSDNLLKTSASVIFTSATLANGTGDTGARGIEWATGYSYLEPERRFKAGTYLPFTFDYKKNTKVFLCDDGPSLYQANFVEHHLKHIKPLIQKLGGRTLLLFSAKSRFEVAREILLKEFEGQIPLFIQGMGTSVVEDFKRSGSGILLGMESFGEGIDIPGDALQFIFIDKVPDLRMDLVINERRDFYEANLGNEFTDYYLAHRTRSLHQKLGRLLRTEQDFGGVIIVDNRVKTWKGKTMEKLVKLMEPYSLERATMAEATKEIEEFILGKGSETQL, encoded by the coding sequence ATGAGCACATCAATCAGGACATTAATGGAAAACGACACATCCCATAGACTTGGAAAGTGGGCCGTAATTGACGTTGAAACGTCGGGCGCGGACCCTAGTTACGATCAGGTTATCGACCTGGGCTTTCTGGAATTTGAAGGCACTAAACTCGTGAGAAAATTCTCCAGTCTGGTTCAGTTTCCAGGGGAGCTGTCGTCTTTTATCCAAAAACTTACTGGTATCACCGATAAGATGCTTTCTAAGGCCCCGACCTGGAGAGAGGTTGAAAAAGACCTGCAGGAATTATACGGGCGCAAGTTGATTGCTCACAATGCCGACTTTGAACAAGGCTTTTTAAAAAGATCATTTGATAAAATTGACGATGGCAGCACCCGCGAAGAGTACTGTGACACGCTTTTATTCCTGGGCCTTTTATTTCCTGAATACTCTTCACTTAAATTAGAACATTTTATCCAGGACTGGAAAATTGCGGAGACAGAGACTCACCGTGGTTTCGAAGATTCATTGGATTTATTAAAAGTTGTTTTAATTGCGACGAAACTGACTCGTTTAGATAAAGCGCTTTATCAGTTTTTAAAGCTGCAAATTTTAGAGAAAAAAATCTTAGCGGACGAATTCTGGTTAATGCAGTTTTTACACTTAAGTGATGATGAGCTTCATGAGATTTCTCGCCAGATCGATTTTGATTTGGATGCGCATACGCAGATTGCAAAAGAGAAGATCTGGGCAAGACGTTTTCCGGAAATTGCCAAACCAAAACCTGTGACAAAAAATTTCCCGCTGGAATTTAGCGGGGCCAATATCAAAGGGATTTTTAACGACGAAGAGAAAATCAAGGCACTTTTTCCTCTGTATAAAAAGCGCCAGGCGCAGATCGACCTTGCTTTAAAGGCAGGGCAATCGCTAAAAAACAACATTCATAGCTTGATTCAAGCGCCAACCGGAACCGGGAAGACCTTTGGTTACCTTATTCCTTCTGTTTTATTTTCAATGGAAGAAAAGAAGCCGGTTCTGGTCGCTACTGGAACTAAAACACTTCAGCACCAGGCTTTCGATAAAGACGTGCCTCAGGTGAGAGAGTTTTTAGGGCTTTCTGAAGACGAAGTGAAAATTAAACTTTTGGTGGGATCAAATAACCATTTGTGTGAGTCGCTTTTCCGTCAGGAAGAGAGTGAAAATACGCTTCTTGGTTATTCTCAGGACTTCAATGATGCGTTTACCTCGCTTTATTTTGAAACTGTGTTTTTCCACAACGCCCGTTCGCGTTCACATGAGAAACTTCTAAGGGATGATCTTCCTTACGTCTTAAAGAGAAAAATTGAGCCACTAATGAAGCGCGAGCGCGAAATCGCCGTAGACTTTAGAAGTTGTTCTGGAAACAACTGTCCGTTTAAAAATAACTGCAGTTATATCACCGGACTTCGCGAGGCCCGCGAGGCCAACATTATTATCGGAAACCACTCGCTCATGTTCTCATGGCCAAAAGGGATGCCACGACCTATGCACATTGTGGTGGACGAGGCCCATAAAATTGAAGAAGAGGCGACAAAGGCCTTCTCGCTCGAGATTGACCAGAAGAGCTTTGAAATTTTTGTCGGTAATCTTCAGCACCTTCAAGGGGTAGGGTCACTTTTTTATCTTCTTGCTCAAAATGAAACTGAGCCGGGAGAGTCGAGTGACGTGATTAAAAACCTGCGTGAAGAAACATTAAAAGCTCACCAGATGCTGATGGATCACTTGGCTCCATTGGGTGAGAAAGTCTCGCTCTATTTTAAGCGTATGCCTAAATACACTGAGCTCTTTTGGAATGAGCTTCCAATGATCAATCGCGAGACTCACAAGGAGTCGATCGCTCAAGGAATTTTAAACTCGCTGGAGAGTGTGCATTTTATTCTGCAAACATACTTAGCGCATTTCCTGCCATACAGCGGGCGCTTTGATGTTAAAAACTTAAAGAGTGAAAACGAAATTATCGCCTTTACTCGTTTTGAGTCTTTCTTCTCGCAGCTTTCCGATTATGTTTTAACTTTTGATAGTCTTTTAAAAGATACGCCGAACTACTGCCGTTCGATGAAGTACATAGAGTCTGATGGCTATTTATTCTCATCTTCCCCAATTGATGTGGGAAGAATCGTGAGTGATAACCTACTAAAGACTTCGGCCTCAGTCATTTTCACATCGGCCACTCTGGCCAATGGAACAGGGGATACAGGGGCCCGTGGGATTGAATGGGCGACAGGATACTCTTACCTTGAACCTGAAAGACGTTTTAAGGCCGGAACGTATCTGCCATTTACTTTTGATTATAAGAAAAACACTAAAGTCTTTTTATGCGATGATGGGCCGTCTTTATATCAGGCGAACTTTGTCGAACATCACTTGAAACATATTAAACCGCTGATCCAAAAATTAGGTGGACGAACGTTGCTGTTGTTTTCAGCGAAGTCGCGCTTTGAAGTGGCCCGCGAAATCCTTTTAAAGGAGTTTGAAGGGCAGATACCGCTCTTTATTCAGGGAATGGGAACTAGTGTCGTTGAAGACTTTAAGCGCTCGGGCTCAGGGATTCTTCTGGGGATGGAATCGTTTGGAGAAGGGATCGACATTCCTGGAGATGCCCTGCAATTCATCTTCATCGATAAAGTTCCTGATTTGCGCATGGATTTAGTTATTAATGAAAGGCGCGATTTTTATGAAGCAAATTTAGGAAATGAATTCACTGACTATTACCTCGCTCACCGCACGCGCTCGCTTCACCAAAAACTGGGAAGACTTCTTCGTACAGAACAGGATTTTGGAGGAGTGATTATTGTCGATAACCGCGTGAAGACATGGAAAGGAAAAACCATGGAGAAGCTGGTTAAATTGATGGAGCCTTATTCGCTGGAAAGGGCGACGATGGCGGAGGCGACAAAAGAGATTGAAGAGTTTATTTTAGGTAAAGGATCAGAGACGCAATTGTAG
- a CDS encoding BolA/IbaG family iron-sulfur metabolism protein yields the protein MAFENVKSIIKTGLPDAHVEVLDMTGTADHLDIVIISDSFKGKMLIQQHQMVMDLLKESLKADIHAVQLKTMDYATAEKRGIKL from the coding sequence ATGGCATTTGAAAACGTAAAAAGTATTATCAAAACTGGTCTTCCTGACGCTCACGTTGAAGTTCTCGACATGACAGGAACAGCTGACCATTTAGACATCGTGATTATCAGTGACTCTTTCAAAGGGAAGATGCTGATTCAACAGCACCAGATGGTCATGGACTTATTAAAAGAAAGTTTAAAGGCGGACATTCACGCCGTTCAATTAAAGACAATGGATTATGCCACAGCTGAAAAACGCGGCATTAAGCTATAA
- the grxD gene encoding Grx4 family monothiol glutaredoxin translates to MSNPFEVVQGLAIEETDKSLDINTRIKNLISASPIFLFMKGTPDMPQCGFSANVIRILNHYHVGYKTFNILSDMDIREGVKQFSNWPTYPQLYVKGQLVGGNDIITELMQNGELEDILKVN, encoded by the coding sequence ATGAGTAACCCATTTGAAGTTGTCCAAGGTCTGGCGATCGAAGAAACAGACAAAAGTTTAGACATCAACACACGTATTAAAAACCTTATTTCAGCAAGCCCGATTTTCCTTTTCATGAAAGGGACACCGGATATGCCACAGTGTGGATTCTCTGCTAACGTTATCAGAATTCTTAATCACTACCATGTAGGATACAAGACATTTAACATTCTTTCAGACATGGATATCAGAGAAGGCGTAAAGCAATTCTCTAACTGGCCGACTTACCCACAACTTTACGTTAAAGGGCAACTGGTTGGCGGAAACGATATCATCACTGAGCTTATGCAAAATGGTGAACTAGAAGACATCTTAAAAGTTAACTAA
- a CDS encoding response regulator translates to MVDRKNLMVLIVDDEPDILELMEEEFRYCGYQTVTAVCGNDAIKILDAQHVDIVVSDYKMPNGNGMAVLSHVNKMNNKPVFFFVSGQADVSTEDAVRAGAKKFFSKPFDLDELIKEIEQDLIEA, encoded by the coding sequence ATGGTCGATAGAAAGAACTTAATGGTCCTCATCGTTGATGATGAACCAGATATTTTAGAATTAATGGAAGAAGAGTTTCGCTACTGTGGCTACCAAACGGTAACTGCTGTATGTGGAAACGATGCCATTAAAATCCTTGATGCTCAACACGTTGATATTGTCGTTTCTGATTATAAAATGCCTAACGGTAACGGGATGGCCGTGCTTTCGCACGTCAATAAGATGAACAACAAACCTGTTTTCTTTTTCGTTTCAGGACAAGCAGATGTATCGACAGAAGATGCAGTGAGAGCAGGAGCGAAGAAGTTTTTTTCGAAGCCGTTTGACCTGGATGAATTGATCAAAGAAATAGAACAAGATTTAATTGAAGCCTAA
- a CDS encoding CFI-box-CTERM domain-containing protein: MRKHILSSLLLIWSAQLFAGAATTIRLNTNNELVVTGQTTGSAFVINSAEPSGDGTAEASPAKVYVPMDGPLAGAADEAKYFIDKNAGTLFDVTSTSQKINFPLYVNALTVTNPFYIYVALKDNSNNYKIVTFSSSTYNGTTNLDVTFPVSVKEFCDQSGVDCSSFTSTSGTEKTFTAYFFLNDTVPTSLPVGTTITPSAAGYNNGIYFQLNMSNKVYTKNQVTLDITKTRPGDKRLILEYSGSAGITNPKAVRVISFGSTNPGSAIDDEPIVTALNAGGSLTSTEYPYSTSGQLTVTNLENGVETFLSVVMVNLYNIATVVSPAGSETPLEIQELLKKEGCFLLTAGFGEDHYVISYFRHFRDAVLAKSYLGKAFISFYYDTAPKYALLIYKHETLRAMIRGMAYTLYFIFNNISLILLSSLFATLLFYLYKKREKIKI; the protein is encoded by the coding sequence ATGAGAAAACACATCCTTTCATCACTTCTTTTGATTTGGTCGGCCCAGCTTTTTGCCGGAGCTGCAACCACAATCAGGTTAAATACAAATAATGAACTAGTTGTGACCGGCCAAACGACTGGATCAGCATTTGTCATCAATTCAGCTGAGCCAAGCGGTGACGGGACTGCAGAAGCCTCTCCGGCAAAAGTTTATGTGCCGATGGATGGACCTTTGGCAGGTGCAGCTGATGAAGCCAAGTATTTTATCGATAAAAATGCTGGAACACTTTTTGATGTGACCAGCACTAGTCAAAAGATCAATTTTCCTCTCTATGTAAATGCTTTAACAGTAACAAATCCTTTTTATATTTACGTTGCACTTAAAGACAACTCTAACAATTATAAGATCGTCACTTTTTCTTCTAGCACTTATAACGGAACGACAAACCTGGATGTTACATTCCCGGTTTCGGTTAAAGAATTTTGTGATCAATCAGGAGTCGATTGCTCTTCTTTTACTTCAACCTCTGGAACTGAAAAAACGTTCACAGCTTACTTTTTCTTAAACGATACTGTTCCGACGTCTCTGCCAGTGGGGACGACTATTACGCCTTCAGCAGCAGGTTATAATAACGGTATTTATTTTCAACTCAATATGAGCAATAAGGTCTATACAAAAAATCAGGTGACTCTGGATATTACTAAAACCAGACCAGGGGATAAGAGACTTATTCTTGAGTACAGTGGAAGTGCGGGGATCACAAACCCTAAAGCGGTTCGTGTTATTAGTTTTGGAAGCACTAACCCTGGATCAGCGATTGATGATGAGCCTATTGTGACGGCCTTGAATGCTGGTGGGAGTTTAACTTCTACGGAGTATCCTTATTCAACCTCAGGTCAATTGACTGTCACTAATCTGGAAAACGGAGTAGAGACCTTTCTCTCTGTGGTGATGGTGAATCTTTATAACATCGCAACAGTAGTGTCTCCTGCGGGCAGTGAGACTCCGCTTGAGATTCAGGAACTACTTAAAAAAGAAGGCTGCTTCTTACTAACAGCAGGGTTCGGAGAAGACCATTACGTAATTTCTTACTTTAGACATTTCAGAGATGCGGTTCTCGCGAAGTCTTATTTAGGGAAGGCCTTCATAAGCTTTTATTATGATACGGCCCCTAAGTACGCCTTACTAATCTATAAGCATGAGACATTACGCGCCATGATCAGAGGAATGGCCTACACGCTTTATTTTATTTTTAATAATATAAGCCTGATCTTACTTTCTTCGCTTTTTGCAACACTTTTATTTTATTTATACAAAAAACGAGAAAAAATTAAGATTTGA
- a CDS encoding aminotransferase class IV gives MEDFLVNINGTLLKGPEAKISVFDRGFLYGDSVYEATRTFNKRPFRIDQHIDRLFLSAEKISLEPTYSKEVILSEVLKTIEAAPFKDATIRIVLTRGTNSDLGLDPALSGPNNLVVFTKEIKPNPAWWITDGVSMIFFQKKIEASGSLPKTGNYQENILANREATSRGAYDSFMINTHGHVTEGTTSNAWVIKNNILFTPPLADGVLDGLTRKALLEMAKRQMLPLPLVEKSLTKDDFLSADECFITSTTRNVVPVTKIESHLIGNGKPGALTLKLLELYLEFVK, from the coding sequence ATGGAAGATTTTTTAGTCAACATTAACGGCACTCTTTTAAAAGGCCCTGAAGCCAAGATCTCCGTCTTTGACCGAGGCTTTCTCTACGGCGACTCAGTCTACGAGGCCACTCGCACTTTTAATAAAAGGCCCTTTAGAATTGACCAACACATCGACCGCCTGTTTTTATCAGCTGAAAAAATCTCACTGGAACCCACTTACTCCAAAGAAGTTATTCTGAGCGAAGTCTTAAAAACCATCGAGGCTGCACCTTTTAAAGACGCTACAATCAGGATTGTTCTGACCCGCGGAACTAACAGCGATCTCGGGCTAGACCCCGCACTCTCAGGCCCTAACAACCTAGTAGTCTTCACTAAAGAAATTAAGCCAAACCCCGCTTGGTGGATTACTGACGGAGTCAGCATGATCTTTTTCCAAAAAAAGATTGAGGCCTCAGGCTCACTACCAAAAACCGGAAATTATCAAGAAAACATCCTCGCCAACCGCGAGGCGACATCACGAGGAGCTTACGACTCCTTTATGATCAATACACATGGCCATGTCACCGAGGGCACTACAAGTAATGCCTGGGTCATTAAAAACAATATTCTCTTTACTCCGCCGCTGGCCGACGGAGTCCTGGACGGGTTAACCCGCAAGGCCCTATTGGAAATGGCAAAGCGTCAAATGCTCCCCCTCCCTCTAGTGGAAAAAAGTTTAACTAAAGACGACTTCTTGAGTGCAGATGAATGCTTTATTACCAGCACAACGCGAAACGTCGTGCCAGTTACCAAGATCGAGTCACACCTGATTGGAAATGGAAAACCAGGTGCATTAACTCTGAAGCTCCTTGAGCTTTACCTCGAGTTTGTAAAGTAG
- the rpsD gene encoding 30S ribosomal protein S4 — MARSTTGKSRFKIQRSLGIELPGLGKAGALERRPYGPGQHGNKRKKISDFAVRQKEKQKLRYHYGLREGQLVNYVKKAKKDKSRAWMDSLLITLESRLSNVIFRLNWAPSMLAANQMVSHGHVVVNGKKINVPGYTIKKGDVITLTDRGYASLNFTQAQATPRLPSVPACYSVDAKTAKVVDLPLPSDIPFEYAGQLVTEFYWKVKP; from the coding sequence ATGGCAAGAAGTACTACAGGAAAAAGCCGTTTCAAAATCCAAAGATCACTAGGAATTGAACTTCCAGGACTTGGAAAAGCAGGCGCTTTAGAAAGAAGACCTTATGGTCCAGGTCAACACGGAAACAAGAGAAAGAAAATCTCTGACTTCGCTGTTCGTCAAAAAGAAAAACAAAAACTTAGATACCACTACGGACTAAGAGAAGGTCAATTAGTTAACTACGTAAAGAAAGCTAAAAAAGACAAATCTCGTGCGTGGATGGATTCACTTCTAATCACTCTTGAAAGCCGTCTTTCAAACGTAATCTTCAGACTTAACTGGGCACCGTCAATGCTTGCAGCAAACCAAATGGTTTCTCACGGACACGTTGTAGTTAACGGAAAGAAGATCAACGTTCCAGGATACACAATTAAAAAAGGTGACGTTATCACTCTTACAGACAGAGGATACGCTTCTCTTAACTTCACACAAGCTCAGGCAACTCCAAGACTTCCGTCTGTTCCAGCTTGTTACTCAGTAGACGCGAAAACTGCGAAGGTTGTTGACCTTCCACTTCCAAGCGACATTCCATTCGAATACGCTGGTCAGTTAGTAACGGAATTCTACTGGAAAGTTAAACCATAG
- a CDS encoding IucA/IucC family protein, with product MKQLTSLLVLITLLIAGCSTPSWNTHSQRSIASEHLSKFDGKEPIAKGVLELLNEEQNLHNKDLWGANAFASNIAPEYIPENNPKFPLPYYLVPAEDAKFLQADSLDKRVSKQLMMMVDGKKYFKLFVHPESEAHYEFMRGTYKYVSQDETEFTASPTSSYRSLVVWDHSDLKNKPFIAKVSLDKNVIGSIDRLVSENEVERSVANQKVFDRIGLEKLNEMNVKVFPESAGLVMGKELPGAPEKLGGQLIREIPDEVVNSKTKWLSFSALMSPNKKPKPLIMDVIKASGMDSFTFFEEYMIKSYMKMFENLSLKSGMNFEPHSQNLCFETTMDLKPTGKWVVRDFGGVWPDVFTMAKNNGPVDVYMENTNVKKYKLRGGRSNYISSYVFFYKRQVFDMMLSQVAMYDETMTQKKMAQLKAMIDTAFIKQINSYLGLNLKTVPNMNDYKVIEELVINETRMPEEMPKKPLAESANLKEFILKKQENEEWISMAKVKGKTEFFLTDHGVYEVQKGKVVGMAFFNAQEKEEYKKGTGFVLKLSTQIPVKPLNCWGLLKTFF from the coding sequence ATGAAACAACTGACGTCACTTCTTGTTCTTATCACACTTTTGATTGCTGGATGCTCAACTCCTTCGTGGAATACACACTCACAAAGATCAATCGCCAGTGAACATCTTTCGAAGTTTGATGGAAAAGAACCAATTGCTAAGGGCGTATTGGAACTTTTAAACGAAGAGCAGAATCTGCATAACAAAGATTTGTGGGGGGCCAATGCCTTCGCTTCAAATATTGCTCCCGAATACATTCCTGAAAACAATCCGAAGTTTCCACTTCCCTACTATTTAGTTCCGGCCGAAGATGCAAAGTTTCTTCAAGCGGACTCTCTGGATAAACGTGTTTCAAAACAGCTGATGATGATGGTTGATGGAAAAAAATATTTTAAACTTTTTGTTCACCCGGAATCAGAAGCTCACTATGAATTTATGAGAGGAACTTATAAATATGTTTCTCAGGATGAAACTGAATTTACAGCTTCACCGACATCGAGTTACCGCTCGCTTGTTGTGTGGGATCACAGTGATTTAAAAAACAAACCTTTTATCGCCAAAGTAAGTCTTGATAAAAACGTTATTGGAAGTATCGACCGTCTGGTAAGTGAAAATGAAGTTGAGCGCTCAGTGGCCAACCAAAAGGTGTTCGACCGCATTGGTTTAGAAAAACTCAATGAGATGAATGTAAAAGTTTTCCCGGAAAGTGCTGGTCTAGTTATGGGCAAAGAGCTCCCAGGTGCTCCTGAAAAACTAGGAGGCCAGCTCATCCGTGAAATCCCGGATGAAGTAGTGAACTCAAAGACCAAATGGCTTTCTTTTTCTGCGTTAATGAGCCCGAATAAAAAACCAAAACCATTAATCATGGATGTTATCAAGGCCAGTGGAATGGATTCATTCACCTTCTTTGAAGAGTACATGATTAAGAGCTATATGAAGATGTTTGAAAATCTTTCTCTAAAATCGGGAATGAATTTTGAGCCTCACTCACAAAACTTATGTTTTGAAACAACGATGGATTTAAAACCAACTGGTAAATGGGTTGTGCGCGACTTCGGTGGCGTCTGGCCGGATGTCTTTACGATGGCCAAAAATAATGGCCCGGTTGATGTTTACATGGAAAACACAAACGTAAAAAAATATAAACTCCGCGGTGGACGCTCTAACTACATCAGCAGTTACGTTTTCTTCTATAAGAGACAGGTCTTCGATATGATGCTTTCTCAAGTGGCCATGTACGATGAAACGATGACACAAAAGAAAATGGCACAGCTTAAGGCGATGATTGATACTGCTTTTATCAAGCAGATCAACTCTTACCTGGGACTGAATTTAAAAACTGTTCCCAACATGAACGACTATAAAGTGATTGAAGAACTGGTGATCAATGAAACCAGAATGCCCGAAGAGATGCCTAAGAAACCACTTGCTGAATCAGCTAATTTAAAAGAGTTCATCCTGAAGAAACAGGAAAATGAAGAATGGATCAGCATGGCCAAAGTTAAAGGTAAAACTGAGTTTTTCCTGACTGACCACGGGGTTTATGAAGTGCAAAAAGGTAAAGTCGTTGGCATGGCCTTCTTTAATGCCCAGGAAAAAGAGGAGTACAAAAAAGGCACAGGTTTTGTGCTGAAACTTAGTACCCAAATCCCGGTGAAACCATTAAACTGCTGGGGTCTATTAAAGACCTTTTTCTAG
- a CDS encoding alpha/beta fold hydrolase — MLNYRFLNNGKPVLVMLHGLLSSLDTFIPLIPTLSEHFSVLLVDQRGHGASKPEGHDYTADAMARDLKGLLDHLGIKKITLLGHSMGGRTSLMFGKLYPEMVEKMIIEDMGIHQRQPRSPEHDQEKTEIAKKAEVESLLFDNKDDIFTIISPLYSYAADLMKTKVVERDGKYELKFWPHVSVLYGYQGNYSDLTSALTQTIFPVLFINADPAVGSALTPTCIEHIKTHIPRAQMYEIPKSWHNIHKTHPKEFCEVVIKFHKGEKI; from the coding sequence ATGCTCAACTACCGCTTTCTAAATAACGGCAAGCCAGTGCTGGTGATGCTTCATGGGCTACTGAGTTCACTGGATACATTTATCCCTCTGATCCCTACACTCTCTGAGCATTTTTCTGTCTTATTAGTTGATCAGCGCGGGCACGGAGCTTCAAAACCAGAAGGCCACGACTATACCGCTGATGCCATGGCACGCGACTTAAAAGGGCTTCTAGATCATTTAGGAATTAAAAAAATCACTCTCCTTGGTCACTCAATGGGTGGCAGAACTTCACTGATGTTTGGAAAACTCTATCCTGAGATGGTTGAAAAAATGATCATTGAAGATATGGGGATTCATCAAAGGCAGCCTCGCTCTCCAGAGCACGATCAGGAAAAAACTGAAATCGCCAAAAAAGCAGAAGTTGAAAGTCTTCTCTTTGACAACAAAGACGATATCTTCACAATCATCTCTCCCCTTTACTCGTACGCCGCTGATTTGATGAAAACAAAAGTAGTGGAAAGAGACGGCAAGTATGAGCTTAAATTCTGGCCTCACGTTTCTGTTCTTTATGGTTACCAGGGAAATTACTCTGATCTCACCTCTGCTTTAACACAGACAATCTTCCCGGTGCTTTTTATCAATGCAGATCCGGCAGTTGGCTCTGCTCTTACTCCGACTTGTATTGAGCACATTAAGACTCACATCCCACGTGCACAGATGTATGAAATCCCAAAGTCTTGGCATAACATTCACAAAACTCACCCAAAAGAGTTTTGCGAAGTCGTTATTAAATTCCATAAAGGTGAAAAGATTTAA
- a CDS encoding nicotinate-nicotinamide nucleotide adenylyltransferase, whose product MQLLYPLEFRNSLEVKLDSAHLGGEHHDEWCDIYKLDDLSQLDQLNLLISLGDFFKFMPVLSSTPKGHIKKDILKHEIKDSVTFFGGSFFPFHPGHMACLELCPEENIVIVPDCNPHKELKEKMNPYDDFMHLCLTLKDTPYSVYPGFFGRNKPNPTSNWLPKVKIAQKNFLMGDDSFMNILKWHEPEVLLNALTKIYVAPRDFETNDYGPQIEKVKAINPKLEIIILPDHPYRSLSSSKIRARQD is encoded by the coding sequence ATGCAGCTCCTTTACCCACTTGAGTTTAGAAACTCACTGGAAGTTAAATTAGACAGCGCTCACTTGGGTGGAGAACACCATGATGAGTGGTGTGATATTTATAAATTAGATGATCTCTCACAACTTGATCAGCTTAATCTTCTGATCTCGCTTGGAGACTTCTTTAAGTTCATGCCGGTGCTTTCTTCAACTCCTAAAGGGCACATTAAAAAAGACATCCTTAAACATGAAATCAAAGACAGTGTGACTTTTTTTGGTGGAAGCTTTTTTCCTTTTCATCCGGGGCACATGGCCTGTTTAGAGCTTTGTCCGGAAGAAAACATCGTGATCGTGCCTGATTGCAATCCCCACAAAGAACTCAAAGAAAAGATGAATCCTTACGATGATTTCATGCACCTATGCCTGACTTTAAAAGACACGCCATACTCTGTTTACCCTGGATTTTTCGGGCGTAATAAACCAAATCCGACATCAAACTGGCTGCCTAAAGTTAAGATCGCACAAAAGAATTTCCTGATGGGGGACGACTCCTTTATGAACATTCTCAAGTGGCATGAACCAGAAGTATTACTCAATGCTTTGACTAAAATTTATGTGGCCCCAAGAGATTTTGAGACAAACGACTACGGACCTCAGATTGAAAAAGTGAAGGCCATAAATCCAAAACTGGAAATTATTATTCTTCCAGATCATCCGTATAGAAGTCTTTCTTCAAGCAAGATCCGCGCAAGACAAGATTAA